The Halorientalis sp. IM1011 genome window below encodes:
- a CDS encoding ribonucleoside-diphosphate reductase, translated as MTQVEDDSREMRLDPDSFAQGYFKNAVYRHWDPYEIEGLEADKEKMIDYGPTEAEFDELRTAIARFGAGEEAVTEDLMPLGMVLEDIDDQMFLSSQIYEEAKHTQFFDRHWREVINPVAEELGYEVTNPTDQRYFNDDYIALFDKTEEAMERLLTDDTPENRVRAYCHYHLVVESVLAQTGYYGFQSAFSDQGSDEVTDEDFPNSEGLVEGIAKIRSDEGRHVGFGMNKVRGYVQSGEVSEDVVQETLQSLMPHVAGTFSDLTESLNPGPLVAYSRDKLTRRIEIITDADAEVPDVHELVDMDESAAAAD; from the coding sequence ATGACACAGGTAGAGGACGACAGCCGCGAGATGCGACTCGACCCGGACTCGTTCGCCCAGGGGTACTTCAAAAACGCCGTCTACCGGCACTGGGATCCCTACGAGATCGAGGGGCTGGAAGCAGACAAAGAGAAGATGATCGACTACGGGCCGACTGAGGCCGAATTCGACGAACTCCGGACCGCCATCGCCCGCTTCGGCGCGGGCGAGGAGGCCGTCACGGAGGACCTGATGCCGCTGGGAATGGTGCTCGAAGACATCGACGACCAGATGTTCCTCTCCAGCCAGATCTACGAGGAGGCCAAGCACACCCAGTTTTTCGACCGGCACTGGCGGGAGGTCATCAACCCCGTCGCCGAGGAGCTGGGCTACGAGGTCACCAACCCGACCGACCAGCGGTACTTCAACGACGACTACATCGCGCTGTTCGACAAGACCGAAGAAGCGATGGAGCGCCTGCTGACCGACGACACGCCCGAGAACCGGGTCCGGGCGTACTGTCATTACCATCTGGTCGTCGAGTCGGTACTCGCCCAGACCGGCTACTACGGCTTCCAGTCGGCCTTCTCCGACCAGGGCTCAGACGAGGTCACAGACGAGGACTTCCCCAACTCCGAGGGCCTGGTCGAGGGTATCGCCAAGATCCGCTCGGACGAGGGTCGCCACGTCGGTTTCGGGATGAACAAGGTCCGGGGCTACGTCCAGTCCGGCGAGGTCAGCGAGGACGTGGTGCAGGAGACGCTCCAGAGCCTGATGCCCCACGTCGCGGGCACGTTCAGCGACCTCACCGAGAGCCTGAACCCGGGGCCGCTCGTCGCGTACTCCCGCGACAAACTCACCCGCAGAATCGAGATCATCACCGACGCTGACGCCGAAGTCCCTGACGTCCACGAACTCGTCGACATGGACGAGAGCGCGGCCGCTGCGGACTGA
- a CDS encoding undecaprenyl-diphosphate phosphatase, giving the protein MDEQLLAVIVGAVQGALEWLPVSSEGTVALVLNLLGNADPEAAVGYALFLHAGTALAATVYYHGEIDGVLRTLPDLSADDPFGEGTADVSFLIVATLSSMVVGLAAYTALEALVSELAGGAFVALIGALLIVTGIVQKVAESRGGIDRRTDPDLFDALAVGGLQGLAILPGVSRSGTTVSALLLRGHDGVDSLRLSFLLAIPASLGAGLLTFDGLGISPTAAVTALAVSAVVGYLTVGALVALVRRVAFWGVCVGFGTLALVGGGLLLV; this is encoded by the coding sequence ATGGACGAGCAGTTGCTCGCCGTAATCGTCGGGGCCGTGCAGGGCGCGCTGGAGTGGTTGCCGGTCTCCAGCGAGGGGACGGTCGCCCTCGTCTTGAACCTGCTCGGCAACGCCGACCCGGAGGCGGCGGTCGGCTACGCGCTCTTTCTCCACGCCGGCACGGCACTGGCGGCGACGGTCTACTACCACGGCGAGATCGACGGCGTGTTGCGGACGCTCCCCGACCTCTCGGCCGACGACCCGTTCGGCGAGGGGACTGCCGACGTATCCTTCCTGATCGTCGCGACGCTGTCCTCGATGGTCGTCGGGCTGGCGGCCTACACGGCACTCGAAGCCCTCGTGTCGGAACTGGCCGGCGGCGCGTTCGTGGCGCTGATCGGCGCGCTGTTGATCGTGACGGGTATCGTCCAGAAGGTCGCTGAATCCCGCGGTGGAATCGACCGCCGGACCGACCCCGACCTGTTCGACGCGCTGGCAGTCGGCGGCCTGCAGGGGCTAGCGATCCTCCCCGGCGTCTCCCGATCGGGGACGACGGTCAGCGCCCTCCTCCTGCGGGGTCACGACGGCGTCGACTCGCTGCGGCTCTCCTTCCTGCTGGCCATCCCGGCGTCGCTCGGCGCGGGACTCCTGACGTTCGACGGGCTCGGAATCTCTCCGACTGCGGCGGTGACCGCGCTCGCGGTGAGCGCCGTCGTGGGCTATCTCACGGTGGGGGCGCTGGTGGCGCTGGTCCGCCGGGTCGCCTTCTGGGGGGTCTGCGTGGGGTTCGGCACGCTGGCGCTCGTCGGCGGTGGCCTCCTGTTGGTCTGA
- a CDS encoding CheF family chemotaxis protein yields the protein MSDAEQKLLDAQGDFLYAVRGGEVDREADWQSCRIVVTNKRLVLSTRGNKQTVPLSKLSLVDEPPEIAATEHVTDFTAIRVGSAVIFLTLPDAALEETICRATLHDEIVLVKHPAVEGGVVQDTDWEKAKFRYVDERIKMALSDGRVAIDVDNVGSIDTSQSTVRGTDRTVIAVEHTEGDISVETHLTGTERHTRALDSLFTSAVERNEGDLDELDDMESQVLMALYSGVSPFEMSDFVGIPPDEVEEIYQRLLEMGAVDEVRTRTEVALNARGRNLASDAMSDE from the coding sequence GTGAGCGACGCCGAGCAGAAGCTCCTGGACGCACAGGGCGATTTCCTCTACGCCGTTCGGGGCGGAGAGGTCGACCGGGAGGCGGACTGGCAGTCCTGCCGGATCGTCGTGACGAACAAGCGGCTGGTGCTGTCGACGCGCGGGAACAAACAGACGGTACCGCTGTCGAAGCTCTCGCTGGTCGACGAGCCGCCCGAGATCGCGGCGACCGAACACGTGACCGACTTCACTGCTATCCGGGTGGGGAGCGCGGTCATCTTCCTGACGTTGCCCGACGCAGCGTTAGAGGAGACGATCTGTCGGGCGACGTTGCACGACGAGATCGTCCTCGTCAAACACCCGGCCGTCGAGGGGGGTGTCGTTCAGGACACCGACTGGGAGAAAGCGAAGTTCCGCTACGTCGACGAACGGATCAAGATGGCCCTCTCGGACGGGCGGGTGGCCATCGACGTGGACAACGTCGGGAGCATCGACACCTCCCAGTCGACGGTGCGAGGCACCGACCGCACCGTGATCGCGGTCGAACACACCGAGGGCGACATCAGCGTCGAGACCCACCTGACGGGGACGGAACGGCACACGCGGGCGCTCGACTCGCTGTTTACCAGCGCCGTCGAACGCAACGAGGGCGATCTGGACGAACTGGACGACATGGAGAGTCAGGTGCTGATGGCCCTCTATTCCGGAGTCTCGCCGTTCGAGATGTCCGATTTCGTCGGGATCCCGCCCGACGAGGTCGAGGAGATCTACCAGCGCCTGCTGGAGATGGGCGCGGTCGACGAGGTGCGTACCCGGACCGAAGTCGCGCTGAACGCACGTGGGAGAAATCTGGCAAGCGATGCCATGAGTGATGAGTAG
- the glmU gene encoding bifunctional sugar-1-phosphate nucleotidylyltransferase/acetyltransferase produces the protein MNVSTAVVLAAGEGTRLRPLTRNRPKPMLPAANRPILEHVFDALVEAGMDQLVCVVGYKHDRVQDHFGPSYRGVPIQYVRQHKQLGSGHALLQARAAVDGPPLVVNGDRLIEASMVEAVAEGFERHEPAAALAVMEHPDAGQYGAVVLENDELTEIIEKPTTGEYRLINAGIYAFDASIFDEIADTPRSAGELALTDTIARLAERERVRGVRCEGMWVDATYPWDLLTVARTVLARGKVDVSRREDSVWVHDEARVHDAATLRPPVVVGPDSEIGPGAVVGPDAALGYNVTVGANATVERTVLDADARVDAGSVLIDTVTGQNVDVGAGSVVPGGQADVRVGNEVFEDQRLGAVLADRVTADGDVSFDPGTLVGPSAHLHTGAHVRGQIPDGAEVMR, from the coding sequence ATGAACGTCAGCACGGCGGTCGTCCTCGCTGCCGGTGAGGGGACCAGGTTGCGTCCGCTGACGCGTAACCGCCCGAAACCGATGTTGCCCGCCGCCAACCGCCCGATCCTCGAACACGTGTTCGACGCCCTGGTCGAGGCCGGCATGGATCAACTCGTCTGTGTCGTCGGCTACAAACACGACCGGGTGCAGGACCACTTCGGCCCGAGTTATCGGGGCGTCCCGATCCAGTACGTTCGCCAGCACAAACAGCTCGGGAGTGGCCACGCCCTCCTGCAGGCCCGCGCGGCCGTCGACGGCCCGCCGCTGGTCGTCAACGGCGACCGACTCATCGAGGCCTCGATGGTCGAGGCCGTTGCCGAGGGGTTCGAGCGCCACGAGCCCGCCGCCGCGCTCGCGGTGATGGAACACCCCGACGCCGGCCAGTACGGCGCGGTCGTCCTCGAGAACGACGAACTCACCGAGATCATCGAGAAACCCACCACCGGCGAGTACCGGCTGATCAACGCCGGCATCTACGCCTTCGACGCGAGTATCTTCGACGAGATCGCCGACACGCCCCGTTCCGCGGGGGAACTCGCCCTGACCGACACCATCGCCCGCCTCGCCGAGCGCGAGCGAGTGAGAGGGGTCCGCTGTGAGGGGATGTGGGTCGACGCGACCTACCCGTGGGACCTGCTGACCGTCGCGCGCACGGTGCTGGCGCGGGGGAAGGTCGACGTGTCCCGGCGCGAGGATAGCGTCTGGGTCCACGACGAGGCCCGCGTTCACGACGCGGCGACGCTGCGCCCGCCCGTGGTCGTCGGACCGGACTCCGAGATCGGCCCCGGAGCCGTCGTCGGCCCGGACGCCGCGCTGGGGTACAACGTCACTGTCGGCGCGAACGCGACCGTCGAGCGCACAGTACTGGACGCCGACGCGCGGGTCGACGCCGGGAGCGTGCTGATCGACACCGTGACCGGACAGAACGTCGACGTTGGCGCGGGATCGGTCGTCCCCGGTGGGCAGGCCGACGTCCGCGTCGGCAACGAGGTCTTCGAGGACCAGCGCCTCGGCGCGGTGCTGGCCGACCGGGTCACCGCCGACGGCGACGTGAGCTTCGACCCCGGGACGCTGGTGGGCCCGTCGGCCCACCTCCACACGGGGGCCCACGTCCGCGGGCAGATCCCCGACGGCGCGGAGGTGATGCGCTGA
- the glmS gene encoding glutamine--fructose-6-phosphate transaminase (isomerizing) — protein sequence MCGIIGCAGRDGETLDVLVHGLSKLEYRGYDSAGVALAGDGLDVCKTAGEIDDLRAALEERSPAGSVGIGHTRWSTHGPPTDENAHPHLDCNREVAVVHNGIIENYQELRDELSTAGHEFRSDTDTEVLPHLIEDALGDGADPEDAVRQAIARLEGSYAVSVVMSGVDRIFAARNDSPLVLGIDQDAYYLASDVPAFRDHTDRVVYLADGEFAVLDADGYRVTTLDGEPVEKTEDTVDWDPEETGKSGYDHFMLKEIHEQPRALRQCLRGRVDELAGEVDLADLGDLSPRGIQLVACGTSYHAAVYAAQLFQQAGIPAQAFLASEYATSPPPIGDALVIGVTQSGETADTLSALREARKRGARTLAVTNTVGSTVARECDHAMYIRAGPEIGVAATKTFSSQIAALNLLALAITSVGDAREVISGLRDLPGAVQEILDTSTAQEIAEAYRDAESYFFIGRGLHYPVALEGALKMKEITYKHAEGFAAGELKHGPLALVTQDTPVFAIVTGDDEQATKTVGNVKEVEARDAPVVAVTDGASDVVRYADHVLEVPDTHRRVAAVVANVQLQLVAYHTADMLGRSIDKPRNLAKSVTVE from the coding sequence ATGTGCGGGATCATCGGCTGTGCCGGCCGCGACGGGGAGACCCTCGACGTGCTGGTCCACGGGCTCTCGAAACTCGAATATCGGGGCTACGACTCCGCCGGCGTCGCGCTCGCCGGCGATGGGCTGGACGTGTGCAAGACCGCCGGCGAGATCGACGACCTCCGGGCGGCACTCGAAGAACGCTCGCCCGCCGGCTCGGTCGGGATCGGCCACACCCGCTGGAGCACCCACGGGCCGCCGACCGACGAGAACGCCCATCCCCACCTCGACTGCAACCGCGAGGTCGCGGTCGTCCACAACGGGATCATCGAGAACTACCAGGAGCTCCGCGACGAACTCTCGACGGCCGGCCACGAGTTTCGCAGCGACACCGACACCGAGGTCCTCCCGCACCTGATCGAGGACGCGCTGGGTGACGGGGCCGACCCCGAAGACGCGGTCCGGCAGGCCATCGCGCGACTGGAGGGAAGCTACGCCGTCTCCGTCGTCATGTCCGGTGTCGACCGGATCTTCGCGGCGCGCAACGACTCGCCACTCGTCCTGGGAATAGATCAGGATGCCTACTACCTCGCCAGCGACGTGCCCGCGTTCAGGGACCACACCGATCGTGTCGTCTACCTCGCCGACGGGGAGTTCGCCGTCCTCGACGCCGACGGCTACCGGGTGACCACCCTCGACGGCGAACCGGTCGAGAAGACCGAGGACACCGTCGACTGGGACCCCGAGGAGACCGGCAAGAGCGGCTACGACCACTTCATGCTCAAAGAGATCCACGAACAGCCCCGGGCGCTCCGGCAGTGCCTGCGAGGCCGGGTCGACGAGCTCGCCGGCGAGGTCGACCTCGCCGATCTCGGTGATCTCTCACCGCGGGGGATCCAGCTCGTGGCCTGTGGGACGAGCTACCACGCGGCTGTCTACGCCGCCCAGCTGTTCCAGCAGGCCGGGATTCCGGCGCAGGCGTTCCTCGCCAGCGAGTACGCCACCAGCCCGCCGCCCATCGGGGACGCGCTGGTGATCGGCGTCACCCAGAGCGGGGAGACCGCCGACACACTCTCGGCGCTCCGTGAGGCTCGCAAACGCGGCGCGCGGACGCTCGCGGTGACCAACACGGTCGGCTCGACGGTCGCCCGGGAGTGCGATCACGCGATGTACATCCGGGCCGGGCCGGAGATCGGCGTCGCCGCGACCAAGACCTTCTCCAGCCAGATCGCCGCGTTGAACCTGCTCGCGCTGGCGATTACGAGCGTCGGGGACGCCCGCGAGGTCATCAGCGGCCTCCGGGACTTGCCTGGGGCGGTTCAGGAGATCCTCGACACCTCCACCGCCCAGGAGATCGCCGAGGCCTACCGCGACGCCGAGTCCTATTTCTTCATCGGCCGCGGACTCCACTACCCGGTCGCGCTGGAGGGCGCGCTGAAGATGAAGGAGATCACGTACAAACACGCGGAGGGCTTCGCCGCCGGCGAACTCAAACACGGACCGCTGGCGCTGGTGACCCAGGATACGCCCGTGTTCGCGATCGTCACGGGTGACGACGAGCAGGCGACCAAGACCGTCGGCAACGTCAAAGAGGTCGAGGCCCGGGACGCGCCGGTCGTGGCGGTCACCGACGGCGCGAGCGACGTGGTGCGGTACGCCGACCACGTCCTCGAGGTGCCCGACACCCACCGCCGCGTGGCCGCCGTCGTCGCGAACGTCCAGCTCCAGCTCGTGGCCTACCACACCGCCGATATGCTGGGGCGCTCCATCGACAAGCCACGCAACCTGGCGAAAAGCGTCACCGTCGAGTAA
- a CDS encoding DUF4330 domain-containing protein, with protein sequence MELIDEEGRLFGHVNVVDALVVLVVLAVVAAGVALVTGGGGLAGSNDGGGDTDIRYATVALGQQPTSSASAIRSGQNVTFDGSSGTVNVTDVHLTGAPDGQVNVFARIAYPEGTAVGGAPLRAGRTVTVVGDDYQTEAAVESVGDDQSTFRTEQTPVSVTTTVDAATAAAVDAGDRYSVGNHTLATVESVASLPTNGSDVRRLRLGVTLATRVVGSESQFADRTLRTGSRIPLRTNAVEGLNGTVETVGSHDSPGAPANVTMTVAWEGVRPEVADGVTAGLEARHPGATARIVDVATSPARVVVPTDAGELVVRDHPRERDVTLTVDATARRSGSELRFHDRPLSDGRQVTLEFDSVTLRGTVLDFETNG encoded by the coding sequence ATGGAGTTGATCGACGAGGAGGGACGGTTGTTCGGCCACGTCAACGTGGTCGACGCGCTCGTCGTACTGGTCGTGCTGGCGGTGGTCGCCGCTGGCGTCGCCCTGGTGACCGGCGGCGGTGGACTGGCGGGATCCAACGACGGTGGCGGTGACACAGACATCCGTTACGCGACGGTCGCACTCGGGCAGCAACCGACCTCGTCAGCGTCGGCGATTCGATCCGGGCAGAACGTCACGTTCGACGGATCCAGCGGGACCGTAAACGTCACCGACGTTCATCTGACCGGCGCACCGGACGGACAGGTCAACGTGTTCGCGCGAATCGCCTATCCCGAGGGAACGGCCGTTGGCGGAGCTCCGCTGCGGGCCGGCAGAACCGTCACCGTGGTCGGCGACGACTACCAGACGGAGGCAGCGGTCGAGTCCGTCGGCGACGATCAGTCGACGTTCCGGACGGAGCAAACCCCGGTCTCGGTCACGACCACCGTCGACGCCGCGACGGCCGCAGCGGTCGACGCAGGGGACCGATACAGCGTCGGTAATCATACCCTCGCGACGGTCGAATCCGTCGCCTCGCTCCCGACGAACGGGAGCGACGTCCGCCGACTCCGCCTCGGCGTGACCCTCGCAACACGCGTCGTCGGCAGTGAGTCGCAGTTCGCCGACCGGACACTCCGGACCGGGTCGAGGATACCGCTCCGGACGAACGCCGTGGAAGGCCTCAATGGCACGGTCGAAACCGTCGGCTCGCACGATTCCCCCGGTGCTCCCGCGAACGTCACGATGACCGTGGCCTGGGAGGGCGTTCGGCCCGAAGTCGCCGACGGCGTCACCGCGGGACTCGAAGCGCGCCACCCCGGCGCGACGGCGCGAATCGTCGACGTGGCGACCAGTCCCGCGCGGGTCGTCGTCCCGACCGACGCCGGCGAGTTGGTCGTCCGCGATCACCCCCGCGAGCGAGACGTGACCCTGACCGTCGACGCGACCGCACGCCGGTCCGGCTCGGAACTCCGGTTCCACGACCGGCCGCTCTCGGACGGTCGGCAGGTCACGCTCGAGTTCGACAGCGTTACCCTTCGCGGAACCGTCCTCGATTTCGAGACGAATGGGTGA
- a CDS encoding NAD-dependent epimerase/dehydratase family protein: MTILVTGGDGYVGWPTALRIATRTDDRVLAVDNFARRDWVEEVGSTSAVPIGWMDDRLAAAREAHDVHNLSFVQGDLVEKEFVDELLTVHEPDVIVHTAAQPSAPYSQINGERANYTQHNNMQATRNLVWGLEEHDLTDTHFVETTTTGVYGAPEFPIPEGGAVMENQGERDEVPFPAEAGSWYHLTKSHDAANLRLAQSQFDIPISDVRTAIVYGTETDETRADDRLKTRFDFDYYFGTVGHRFCAQAVAGYPVTVYGKGEQRKPFISLEDTVEGLARIALVDPDERPDDLTVYNQVTRAISIVEIAETIADVGAEFDLDVAVEHFENPRDEDETHKMEIENDRYMELIGEQAQEFEGGVRDIFETLTRYTETIEAHEDRFLPGVLEDED, encoded by the coding sequence ATGACGATACTCGTCACAGGCGGTGATGGCTACGTCGGGTGGCCCACCGCGCTACGGATCGCGACACGGACGGACGACCGAGTGCTGGCCGTCGACAACTTCGCGCGCCGGGACTGGGTCGAAGAGGTCGGCTCGACCAGCGCCGTCCCGATCGGCTGGATGGACGATCGTCTCGCTGCGGCCCGGGAGGCCCACGACGTGCACAACCTATCCTTCGTCCAGGGCGACCTCGTGGAGAAGGAGTTCGTCGACGAACTCCTCACCGTCCACGAACCGGACGTGATCGTCCACACCGCGGCCCAGCCCTCCGCGCCCTACTCCCAGATCAACGGCGAGCGGGCCAACTACACCCAGCACAACAACATGCAGGCCACCCGGAACCTCGTCTGGGGCCTGGAAGAGCACGATCTCACCGACACGCACTTCGTCGAGACCACGACGACGGGCGTCTACGGCGCCCCGGAGTTCCCCATCCCCGAGGGCGGTGCTGTCATGGAGAATCAGGGCGAGCGCGACGAGGTGCCGTTCCCGGCGGAGGCGGGGAGCTGGTATCACCTCACCAAGAGCCACGACGCGGCGAACCTCCGACTGGCCCAGTCGCAGTTCGACATCCCGATCTCGGACGTGCGGACGGCCATCGTCTACGGCACCGAGACCGACGAGACCCGGGCGGACGACCGCCTGAAGACTCGCTTCGACTTCGACTACTACTTCGGCACCGTCGGCCACCGCTTCTGTGCCCAGGCCGTCGCGGGCTACCCCGTCACGGTCTACGGCAAGGGCGAACAGCGCAAACCGTTCATCTCGCTGGAAGACACCGTCGAGGGTCTCGCCCGCATCGCGCTCGTAGACCCCGACGAACGCCCCGACGACCTGACCGTGTACAACCAGGTCACACGGGCAATCAGCATCGTCGAGATCGCCGAGACCATCGCCGACGTGGGCGCCGAGTTCGACCTCGACGTGGCCGTCGAGCACTTCGAGAACCCCCGCGACGAGGACGAGACCCACAAGATGGAGATCGAGAACGACCGGTACATGGAACTCATCGGCGAGCAGGCCCAGGAGTTCGAGGGCGGCGTCCGGGACATCTTCGAGACGCTGACCCGCTACACCGAGACCATCGAGGCCCACGAGGATCGGTTCCTCCCCGGCGTGCTGGAAGACGAGGACTGA
- a CDS encoding NAD(P)-dependent oxidoreductase — protein sequence MDVLVTGGCGYIGSALLPMLRADDDVERVVVLDSLSNGSPRALLGTLGNGDRSEVDFQRGDVREYGDVENAMRDVDTVIHLAAITGAASTHDRRAETLAVNYDGTENVLKAAGKLGVENVVSASSCNIYGRAMSRDIDESVEPDPINPYAEAKYEAESLLAEYCEDHDMRGTALRMSTNFGYSPGVRFNLVVNHFVFRALTGRSLTVYGDGSNWRPFIHVEDAAAAYKHAACNPEDWEQEVYNVGTNEGNYRISEIADLIRDEVGPVDVTYLEDEHPGPSYHVNFDRLGETGFEPEWSLRDGVRDLADRFTGEA from the coding sequence ATGGACGTGCTGGTCACCGGCGGCTGTGGCTACATCGGCAGCGCGCTACTCCCGATGCTCCGGGCCGACGACGACGTGGAACGGGTCGTCGTGCTCGACTCGCTGTCGAACGGCTCGCCCCGCGCCCTGCTTGGAACCCTCGGCAACGGGGACCGGTCCGAGGTCGACTTCCAGCGGGGCGACGTACGCGAGTACGGTGACGTGGAGAACGCCATGCGAGACGTGGACACCGTGATCCACCTCGCGGCGATCACCGGCGCGGCCAGCACCCACGACCGCCGCGCGGAGACGCTGGCGGTCAACTACGACGGCACCGAGAACGTCCTGAAGGCCGCGGGCAAACTCGGCGTCGAGAACGTCGTCTCGGCCTCCTCCTGTAACATCTACGGCCGGGCGATGAGCCGCGACATCGACGAGTCCGTGGAGCCGGACCCGATCAACCCCTACGCCGAAGCCAAGTACGAGGCCGAGTCCCTCCTCGCGGAGTACTGCGAGGACCACGATATGCGGGGGACCGCCCTGCGGATGAGCACCAACTTCGGTTACTCGCCGGGGGTGCGCTTCAACCTCGTCGTGAATCACTTCGTCTTCCGCGCGCTGACAGGGCGGTCGCTGACCGTCTACGGCGACGGATCGAACTGGCGGCCCTTCATCCACGTCGAGGACGCCGCCGCGGCGTACAAACACGCCGCCTGCAACCCCGAGGACTGGGAGCAGGAGGTGTACAACGTCGGGACCAACGAGGGCAACTACCGGATCAGCGAGATCGCGGATCTGATTCGCGACGAGGTCGGCCCCGTCGACGTGACCTACCTCGAAGACGAACACCCCGGCCCGTCCTATCACGTCAACTTCGACCGGCTAGGGGAGACCGGGTTCGAGCCCGAGTGGTCCCTGCGGGACGGTGTGCGGGATCTGGCCGATCGGTTCACCGGCGAGGCGTGA
- a CDS encoding type II toxin-antitoxin system VapC family toxin — MKLVDTSPLVDIDRGGVDRKVEKLDDEGRHAVSAVTLTELRLGVNKQYEQGTDAHHEAVEELERLCSRFEVIPVTRPVAVAAADIIADLQSSGQRLDDLHDIYIAATGRTEQLPVLTANVDHFERIDDVQIVDWTEY; from the coding sequence ATGAAACTCGTTGATACGTCGCCACTCGTCGACATCGACCGTGGGGGCGTCGACCGGAAAGTCGAGAAACTCGACGACGAGGGGCGACACGCCGTAAGCGCCGTCACACTGACCGAACTCCGTCTGGGGGTGAACAAACAGTACGAACAGGGGACGGACGCTCACCACGAAGCCGTCGAAGAACTCGAACGGCTCTGTTCACGGTTCGAGGTCATCCCGGTAACCAGACCCGTTGCCGTCGCGGCGGCCGATATAATCGCGGACCTGCAGTCGAGCGGTCAGCGTCTCGACGACCTGCACGACATCTACATCGCCGCGACGGGTCGGACGGAGCAACTACCCGTGCTGACCGCGAACGTCGATCACTTCGAACGTATCGACGACGTGCAGATCGTCGACTGGACCGAGTACTGA
- a CDS encoding antitoxin VapB family protein has protein sequence MSKNISISDDVYRKLKREKGDRSFSEVIEERLEAGGKLADVTGQKIFEEGTHEQVKEDIGRLSEGTLDRLDDETR, from the coding sequence ATGAGCAAGAACATCTCAATCTCCGACGACGTATACCGGAAACTGAAGCGGGAGAAGGGGGATCGAAGTTTCAGCGAGGTCATCGAGGAGCGACTCGAAGCCGGTGGAAAACTGGCCGACGTTACCGGTCAGAAGATCTTCGAGGAGGGGACACACGAGCAGGTAAAGGAGGACATCGGCCGGCTGAGTGAAGGGACACTGGATCGACTGGACGATGAAACTCGTTGA
- the hpt gene encoding hypoxanthine/guanine phosphoribosyltransferase, with protein sequence MDRLRESLHEAPIVDKDGYEYLVHPISNGVPMLDPSLLREVVVEVMQRADLDVDKIVAPEAMGIHLATALSLQTDIPLVVIRKRAYGLPDEVALHKSTGYSESEMYINDVEPDDRVLIVDDLLSTGGTLAAICEALDGIGADIADIAVVIRKVGDSAMDDVDHEVQSLVDITVDDGEVTIH encoded by the coding sequence ATGGACCGACTTCGCGAGTCGCTGCACGAGGCTCCGATCGTCGACAAGGACGGCTACGAGTACCTCGTCCACCCGATCAGCAACGGGGTCCCGATGCTCGACCCCTCGCTCCTCCGGGAGGTCGTCGTCGAGGTGATGCAACGGGCCGATCTGGACGTCGACAAGATCGTCGCGCCCGAGGCCATGGGCATCCACCTGGCGACCGCCCTCTCCCTGCAAACCGACATCCCGCTGGTGGTCATCCGCAAGCGGGCCTACGGCCTGCCCGACGAGGTGGCCCTGCACAAGTCCACGGGCTACTCCGAATCGGAGATGTACATCAACGACGTCGAACCCGACGACCGCGTGCTGATCGTCGACGACCTGCTGTCGACCGGCGGAACCCTCGCGGCCATCTGTGAGGCACTGGACGGCATCGGTGCGGACATCGCCGACATCGCCGTCGTCATCCGGAAGGTCGGCGACTCGGCGATGGACGACGTGGACCACGAGGTCCAGAGCCTCGTCGACATCACCGTCGACGACGGCGAGGTCACGATCCACTGA